One window of the Bacteroidota bacterium genome contains the following:
- the rlmN gene encoding 23S rRNA (adenine(2503)-C(2))-methyltransferase RlmN, with the protein MVFKDKLFGLKRDELEKLVLELGCPQFYGRQIAEWLYKSNIRTIDEMTNLSKSARALLNDKYDLGIYNPENVQTSADGTKKYLFPAHQGMFVETAYIPEVNRATVCISSQIGCKMGCRFCMTGQQGFQGQLTAGEILNQLRSLPEKDTITNVVYMGMGEPFDNLINVLDSLEILTADWGFGMSSKRITVSTIGIIPGMKEFLEKSKCHLAVSLHSPFEEERKDLMPVGKMYPLHQILDTIRSFNLGRQRRISFEYILFKDLNDTVSHVKELARLLNGIHCRINLIRYHPIPGISLQPSDDVTIIKFENALKSKGIRTTLRASRGQDIFAACGLLSTKELLRQNQRE; encoded by the coding sequence ATGGTATTTAAAGATAAATTGTTCGGACTTAAAAGGGATGAGCTTGAAAAATTGGTTTTGGAGCTTGGATGTCCGCAATTTTATGGACGGCAGATTGCTGAATGGCTTTATAAAAGCAATATCCGTACGATCGATGAAATGACCAACCTGTCAAAATCGGCCAGAGCTTTGTTAAATGATAAATATGACTTGGGCATATATAATCCGGAAAATGTCCAGACATCCGCTGATGGTACCAAAAAATACCTCTTTCCAGCGCACCAGGGTATGTTTGTCGAAACAGCTTACATACCCGAAGTAAACCGCGCAACAGTGTGCATTTCTTCACAGATTGGCTGTAAAATGGGTTGCCGGTTCTGCATGACCGGCCAGCAGGGCTTTCAGGGACAGCTGACTGCAGGAGAGATTCTCAACCAGTTGAGGAGCCTGCCCGAAAAAGACACAATCACTAATGTTGTTTACATGGGAATGGGCGAGCCGTTTGACAACCTGATAAATGTTCTTGACAGCTTAGAGATACTCACAGCAGACTGGGGTTTTGGCATGAGTTCCAAACGTATTACCGTTTCAACAATTGGCATCATACCCGGAATGAAGGAATTTCTGGAGAAAAGTAAATGCCACCTGGCTGTCAGCCTGCATTCACCATTTGAGGAGGAAAGAAAAGATCTGATGCCTGTTGGAAAGATGTATCCCCTGCACCAGATTCTTGACACCATACGCTCCTTCAATTTGGGACGTCAGCGCAGGATTTCTTTTGAGTACATCCTGTTTAAGGATTTGAATGATACGGTAAGCCATGTGAAGGAATTAGCCAGGTTACTCAATGGTATCCACTGCCGGATAAACCTGATCAGATACCATCCAATACCTGGAATCTCTTTGCAACCATCAGATGATGTCACCATCATCAAATTCGAGAATGCCCTCAAATCAAAGGGGATACGAACCACATTGAGAGCCTCACGCGGACAGGATATTTTTGCGGCATGTGGTCTATTATCAACTAAGGAGCTTTTGAGGCAAAATCAGAGGGAATAG
- a CDS encoding C69 family dipeptidase, with protein MNSHKYRRLSCSLRKTAFIFLILFFFTRVFSQTHLEESFNCFSILVGKTASADGSVLFAHNEDDYGTQIVNIYKVPRLTHKPDELVNREPGLNISQIAETNAYLWLEMPGMESSDCFMNEYGVTIASDVCQSREDKSIISRGGIGYTLRVLMAERSKSAREAVKIAGKLIEDLGYTDSGRTYCIADPNEAWMLAVVNGKHWVAQRIPDDKVAVIPNYYTITGVNLTDTLNYLGSKDIIDYAMQRGWYDPQKDGKFNFRKAYAAQGSLEHIVNIARMWRGVNAFSLEQYAIDDDFPFAFLPKEKVTLQILMSILRDHNEGTEYDLSKNYTTGSPHLAGSPAVCASHTQYGFVAQLRGYMPAAFGCVLWISPFRPCVHPFIPWYNGISESPKGYFRGDYVSAVKEHFNAPVNLYDRTDSLAFWTFVKHMEAVDQNYVGLIKKEKKKRAAIENQYINAQSRFEQNLIFKYQNNPDALRKKLTEYTSESAQKTWKEYQE; from the coding sequence ATGAATTCTCATAAATATCGGCGACTTTCCTGTTCTCTGCGGAAAACAGCCTTCATTTTCCTTATATTATTTTTCTTCACACGGGTTTTCTCTCAAACCCACCTGGAAGAGTCCTTTAATTGTTTTTCTATCCTTGTCGGGAAAACTGCATCCGCTGATGGTTCAGTTCTTTTCGCCCATAATGAGGACGATTATGGCACACAGATCGTCAATATATATAAAGTACCCCGGTTAACACACAAGCCGGATGAACTGGTCAACAGGGAACCAGGCTTAAACATCTCTCAAATAGCTGAAACTAATGCGTATCTATGGCTTGAGATGCCCGGAATGGAATCTTCGGATTGCTTTATGAATGAATATGGCGTGACTATCGCCTCGGATGTCTGCCAGTCGCGTGAAGATAAATCCATCATATCCAGGGGTGGTATCGGGTATACACTCAGGGTTCTCATGGCAGAAAGGTCAAAAAGTGCCAGAGAAGCTGTTAAAATAGCCGGCAAGCTGATTGAAGACTTAGGTTATACGGATTCAGGACGTACATATTGTATTGCTGATCCGAATGAAGCCTGGATGCTGGCGGTTGTCAACGGCAAACACTGGGTAGCACAGCGTATCCCGGATGATAAGGTAGCTGTCATACCTAATTATTATACCATCACCGGAGTGAACCTGACCGATACCTTGAATTATCTTGGTTCAAAGGATATAATAGACTATGCTATGCAAAGAGGCTGGTACGATCCTCAAAAAGACGGTAAATTCAACTTCAGAAAGGCCTATGCTGCACAAGGCTCTCTTGAGCATATCGTCAATATTGCCAGGATGTGGCGTGGCGTTAACGCCTTTTCCCTGGAACAATACGCTATTGATGATGACTTTCCATTTGCATTCCTGCCAAAGGAAAAGGTGACACTGCAGATTCTCATGTCAATTCTCAGGGATCATAATGAAGGCACCGAGTACGACCTCTCCAAAAATTATACAACAGGAAGCCCCCATCTTGCCGGCTCCCCTGCTGTTTGCGCTTCACATACACAATACGGTTTCGTAGCCCAACTCCGGGGGTATATGCCTGCCGCCTTTGGCTGTGTTCTGTGGATTTCACCCTTCCGGCCCTGTGTTCATCCCTTTATTCCCTGGTACAATGGTATCAGTGAATCTCCAAAAGGCTATTTCCGTGGCGATTATGTTTCAGCTGTAAAAGAACATTTTAACGCTCCTGTCAATCTTTATGACCGGACTGATTCACTTGCCTTCTGGACTTTTGTCAAACACATGGAAGCTGTTGATCAGAATTATGTCGGCCTTATCAAAAAGGAAAAAAAGAAGCGAGCTGCCATTGAAAATCAATACATAAATGCCCAATCCCGTTTCGAACAAAACCTCATATTTAAATATCAGAACAATCCTGATGCGCTGAGAAAAAAACTTACCGAATACACTTCTGAATCAGCACAAAAAACATGGAAGGAATATCAGGAATAG
- a CDS encoding PKD domain-containing protein: MKKAFLLFLVIGVPISLMAQLQRTLPVNIQTPPQPDLQQKETLASVKGTVAQDFETFTDFSLVFSPWSTTDVDGSTTYGITDVTFLHSGEAMSFIVFNPASTTPSLAGDQALQPHGGNKFAACFASTSPPNNDWIISPQIQLGSNGTLKFWVKSYTSEWGLERYKVGVSTTNPNPGSFTFISGGAYLEAPATAWEQKDFDLSAYNGMQIYIGIQCVSDNAFIFMLDDIEITSGGGGGTATLTGMVTDAINGNPIPNALVSVGGLSDLTDASGNYTITNIPAGVLNANFTATPTSGNAPLAVQFTDLSAEGTHTVTASATGYTNYTNSQVVIPEGGTLELQISLSPTLATGQYRFVLTWGESPTDLDSHLKTPSIEGSTYHIYYNYKGSADSPPYAILDIDDVTSFGPETTTIYDLYPGEYHYYIYNYSGSPEIITSSAVVQIFDDNGLLHTLQVPTTGTGRYWDICTMNGSNGNISIINQITETEPGGLPYLTPDQLKKKPLPAGRNIVSWNWNFGDGGSSTVQNPSHTYAANGSYSVSLTVSDGVNNKTETKNAFITVGGGGTSTLTGMVTDAINGNPIPNALVSVAGLSDLTDANGNYTITNIPAGVLNANFTATPTNGNAPLAVQFTDLSAEGTHTVTASATGYTNYTNSQVVIPESGTLELQIALSPTLATGQYRFVLTWGESPTDLDSHLKTPSIEGSTYHIYYNNKGSADSPPYAILDIDDVTSFGPETTTIYDLYPGEYHYYIYNFSGSPEITTSSAVVQIFDDNGLLHTLQVPTTGTGLYWDICTMNGSNGNISIINQITEIEPGGLPYLTPDQLKKKPIPADRNIVSWNWNFGDGGSSTVQNPSHTYAANGSYSVSLTVSDGVNNKTETKNAYIIVGPYGVDEAAWEKDISIYPNPAKDQLHISSGIRIESVALFDINGQQKMWTDDCGNNYSVNLSSFQDGTYILRIITEKGSVQRKLNIQR, from the coding sequence ATGAAAAAAGCGTTTTTACTTTTTCTGGTCATTGGTGTGCCAATTTCTCTTATGGCCCAATTGCAGCGGACCCTACCTGTTAATATTCAGACACCCCCGCAACCGGATCTTCAGCAAAAGGAAACCCTGGCATCAGTGAAGGGAACTGTCGCACAGGATTTTGAAACTTTTACCGATTTTAGCCTGGTCTTCAGCCCCTGGTCGACAACAGATGTTGACGGCTCGACTACTTATGGTATAACAGACGTTACATTTCTTCATTCAGGTGAAGCGATGTCATTCATTGTATTCAATCCGGCGTCAACGACCCCTTCACTCGCAGGGGATCAGGCCTTGCAGCCTCATGGAGGAAATAAATTTGCCGCTTGTTTTGCATCGACCTCTCCGCCGAATAATGACTGGATCATTTCTCCGCAAATCCAACTCGGCTCAAACGGCACTCTTAAATTCTGGGTCAAATCGTATACCTCAGAATGGGGGCTGGAAAGATATAAAGTGGGGGTGTCGACTACAAATCCTAATCCGGGTAGTTTTACGTTCATCAGTGGGGGAGCATATCTCGAAGCGCCTGCCACAGCCTGGGAGCAAAAGGATTTCGATCTATCTGCTTATAACGGGATGCAAATTTATATCGGCATTCAATGTGTATCCGATAATGCATTTATTTTTATGCTGGATGACATTGAAATTACCTCAGGAGGAGGGGGTGGCACCGCAACTTTGACCGGTATGGTTACAGATGCTATTAACGGCAATCCTATTCCAAATGCATTGGTGTCTGTCGGCGGATTAAGTGATTTAACTGATGCAAGCGGTAATTATACCATTACCAACATCCCGGCAGGTGTCCTGAATGCCAATTTCACCGCAACACCTACGAGTGGAAACGCTCCTCTGGCAGTACAGTTCACCGATCTGTCAGCGGAAGGGACGCATACGGTAACAGCTTCTGCCACCGGTTACACAAATTACACGAACAGCCAGGTAGTCATCCCGGAAGGCGGCACACTTGAGTTACAAATTTCCCTTTCACCCACCCTCGCAACGGGTCAGTACCGGTTTGTGCTGACCTGGGGAGAGTCTCCAACTGACCTGGATTCGCATTTGAAAACACCATCCATAGAAGGATCTACTTATCACATTTATTATAATTACAAGGGTTCTGCCGATAGTCCGCCTTATGCTATCCTCGATATTGATGATGTTACGAGTTTTGGTCCTGAAACCACGACTATATATGACCTTTATCCCGGGGAGTATCACTATTATATTTACAATTATTCCGGAAGTCCTGAAATAATCACATCCAGCGCTGTGGTACAGATATTTGATGATAACGGCCTGTTGCATACCCTGCAGGTTCCGACGACAGGAACCGGACGGTATTGGGACATTTGCACCATGAACGGATCGAACGGGAATATCAGCATCATCAATCAGATTACTGAAACGGAACCCGGCGGTCTTCCATACTTGACACCTGATCAATTAAAGAAAAAGCCTCTTCCGGCCGGCAGGAATATCGTTTCCTGGAACTGGAATTTCGGGGATGGAGGAAGCAGCACAGTGCAAAATCCTTCTCACACTTATGCTGCCAATGGATCCTATTCCGTCAGCCTGACCGTATCGGACGGGGTGAACAATAAGACAGAAACCAAAAATGCTTTTATAACAGTAGGAGGGGGGGGTACCTCAACTTTGACCGGTATGGTTACGGATGCCATAAATGGCAATCCTATTCCAAATGCACTGGTTTCAGTCGCCGGATTAAGTGATTTAACTGATGCTAACGGTAATTATACCATCACAAATATCCCGGCAGGTGTCCTGAATGCCAATTTTACCGCGACACCAACGAATGGAAATGCTCCCCTGGCAGTACAGTTCACCGATCTTTCAGCTGAAGGAACTCACACGGTAACAGCTTCTGCCACCGGTTACACAAATTACACGAACAGCCAGGTAGTCATCCCGGAGAGCGGCACCCTTGAGTTACAAATTGCGCTTTCACCGACCCTCGCGACGGGTCAGTACCGGTTTGTGCTGACATGGGGAGAATCGCCGACTGACTTGGATTCACATTTGAAAACACCATCCATTGAAGGATCTACTTACCACATTTATTATAATAACAAGGGTTCTGCCGATAGTCCGCCTTATGCTATCCTTGATATTGATGATGTTACGAGTTTTGGTCCTGAAACCACGACTATATATGACCTTTATCCCGGGGAGTACCACTATTATATTTACAATTTTTCCGGAAGTCCTGAAATAACCACATCCAGCGCTGTGGTACAGATATTTGATGATAACGGCCTGTTGCATACCCTGCAGGTTCCGACAACAGGAACCGGACTGTATTGGGACATTTGCACCATGAACGGATCGAATGGGAATATCAGCATCATCAATCAGATCACTGAAATAGAACCCGGCGGTCTTCCATACTTGACGCCTGATCAATTAAAGAAAAAGCCCATTCCGGCCGACAGGAATATCGTTTCCTGGAACTGGAATTTCGGGGATGGCGGAAGCAGCACAGTGCAAAATCCTTCTCACACTTATGCTGCCAATGGATCCTATTCCGTCAGCCTAACCGTATCCGACGGAGTGAACAACAAGACAGAAACCAAAAATGCTTATATCATTGTTGGACCTTATGGTGTGGATGAAGCAGCATGGGAAAAGGATATCAGCATATACCCAAATCCGGCTAAGGATCAGTTGCATATAAGTTCGGGTATCCGTATCGAATCTGTTGCCCTTTTCGATATAAACGGACAGCAGAAAATGTGGACAGATGACTGTGGCAATAATTATTCCGTCAACCTGAGCAGTTTTCAGGATGGTACTTATATACTCCGGATCATAACTGAAAAAGGTAGTGTTCAGAGGAAGCTGAACATCCAAAGATAA
- a CDS encoding four helix bundle protein, translating into MFDFEKLDVYQVVKDQNIKLLTFLDKTKNIDLYIIDQLKRASLSILLNLAEGTGRMTVNDKKHFYTIARGSVFECVAILDVLHSMNKIEDGFYNDMYNGYEHCSKMLLAMYRSMNK; encoded by the coding sequence ATGTTTGATTTTGAAAAATTAGATGTTTATCAGGTAGTTAAGGATCAAAATATAAAGCTCTTGACGTTTTTGGACAAGACTAAGAATATTGATTTATATATAATTGACCAGTTGAAGAGAGCATCCTTGAGCATTCTGTTGAATCTGGCTGAAGGTACAGGACGAATGACGGTGAATGATAAGAAACATTTTTATACTATTGCCAGAGGATCTGTTTTTGAATGTGTAGCGATACTGGATGTTCTGCATTCTATGAATAAGATTGAGGATGGATTTTACAACGATATGTACAACGGTTATGAGCATTGCTCCAAGATGCTCCTGGCCATGTACCGCAGCATGAATAAATAA
- a CDS encoding tetratricopeptide repeat protein: MKYIILSLIVLALIAGYGCKNKANQATALLEKAGEKVNQKDYQGAMALYQEVMKMDQNNEIAYNGMGLCKFKLSDRDGALKDLNRAIELKPDYGMAYYNRAVCKFGSSDLQGAIQDYDKAIELMPDFAHAYVNRGVCKYQLSDLQGAIQDYTKSIELNPTYGIVYFNRGMAKISTKMPDLIASACADFQKALELGYAQSGEAISKYCK, from the coding sequence ATGAAATATATCATTCTCTCTTTAATAGTTCTTGCATTAATTGCAGGTTACGGCTGTAAGAATAAAGCAAATCAAGCGACGGCATTACTGGAAAAAGCCGGTGAGAAGGTAAATCAGAAAGATTATCAAGGGGCTATGGCTTTATACCAGGAAGTTATGAAAATGGATCAGAATAATGAGATAGCTTATAATGGGATGGGCTTATGCAAGTTTAAATTATCCGATCGTGATGGCGCATTAAAGGATCTGAACAGAGCTATCGAACTTAAACCGGATTATGGGATGGCCTACTATAACCGGGCTGTTTGTAAATTTGGATCTTCGGATTTACAGGGGGCAATCCAGGATTATGACAAAGCGATAGAATTAATGCCCGATTTTGCCCATGCGTATGTTAACAGGGGTGTATGCAAATACCAATTATCTGATTTACAGGGAGCTATCCAAGACTATACAAAATCAATTGAATTAAATCCTACATATGGCATTGTTTACTTCAATAGAGGAATGGCCAAGATATCGACAAAAATGCCGGATTTAATAGCAAGTGCGTGTGCCGACTTTCAAAAGGCATTGGAATTGGGCTATGCCCAATCCGGGGAAGCAATATCAAAATACTGTAAATGA